A window from Bufo bufo chromosome 1, aBufBuf1.1, whole genome shotgun sequence encodes these proteins:
- the CAND1 gene encoding cullin-associated NEDD8-dissociated protein 1: MASASYHISNLLEKMTSSDKDFRFMATNDLMTELQKDSIKLDDDSERKVVKMILKLLEDKNGEVQNLAVKCLGPLVSKVKEYQVETIVDTLCTNMLSDKEQLRDISSIGLKTVIGELPPASSGSALAANVCKKITGRLTSAIAKQEDVSVQLEALDIMADMLSRQGGLLVNFHPSILTCLLPQLTSPRLAVRKRTIIALGHLVMSCGNIVFIDLIEHLLAELSKNDSMSTTRTYIQCIAAISRQAGHRIGEYLEKIIPLVVKFCNVDDDELREYCIQAFESFVRRCPKEVYPHVSTIINLCLKYLTYDPNYNYDDEDEDENAMDADGADDDDQGSDDEYSDDDDMSWKVRRAAAKCLDAVVSTRHEMLPEFYKTVSPALIVRFKEREENVKADVFHAYLSLLKQTRPVQSWLCDPDAMEQGETPLTMLQSQVPNIVKALHKQMKEKSVKTRQCCFNMLTELVNVLPGALTQHIPVLVPGIIFSLNDKSSSSNLKIDALSCLYVILCNHSPQVFHPHVQVLVAPVVICVGDPFYKITSEALLVTQQLVKVIRPLDQTSSSFDATPYIKDLFTCTIKRLKAADIDQEVKERAISCMGQIICSLGDNLGSDLPSTLQIFLERLKNEITRLTTVKALTLIAGSPLKIDLRPILGEGVPILASFLRKNQRALKLGTLSALDILIKNYSDSLTAAMIDAVLDELPPLISESDMHVSQMAISFLTTLAKVYPSSLSKISGSILNELIGLVRSPLLQGGALSAMLEFFQALVVTSTVTLGYMDLLRMLTGPVYAQSTALTHKQSYYSIAKCVAALTRACPKEGPAVVGQFIQDVKNSRSTDSIRLLALLSLGEVGHHIDLSGQLELKSVILEAFSSPSEEVKSAASYALGSISVGNLPEYLPFVLQEITSQPKRQYLLLHSLKEIISSATVVGLKPYVENIWSLLLKHSECAEEGTRNVVAECLGKLTLIDPETLLPRLKGYLAAGSSYARSSVVTAVKFTISDHPQPIDPLLKNCIGDFLKTLEDPDLNVRRVALVTFNSAAHNKPSLIRDLLDSVLPHLYNETKVRKELIREVEMGPFKHTVDDGLDIRKAAFECMYTLLDSCLDRLDIFEFLNHVEDGLKDHYDIKMLTFLMLVRLSTLCPSAVLQRLDRLVEPLRATCTTKVKANSVKQEFEKQDELKRSAMRAVAALLTIPEAEKSPLMSEFQSQISSNPELAAIFESIQKDTSSANLESMDTT; this comes from the exons atTCATGGCAACTAATGACTTAATGACTGAGCTTCAGAAGGACTCCATTAAACTGGACGATGATAGTGAGAGGAAAGTTGTGAAGATGATTTTAAAGCTTTTGGAAGATAAGAACGGTGAAGTTCAAAATCTAGCTGTGAAATG tCTTGGTCCTCTTGTAAGTAAAGTAAAAGAATATCAAGTGGAGACTATTGTGGACACTCTCTGCACTAATATGTTGTCTGACAAGGAGCAGCTACGTGATATATCTAGCATTGGACTGAAAACTGTAATTGGAGAGCTTCCGCCAGCTTCCAGTG GGTCTGCTTTGGCTGCAAATGTTTGCAAAAAGATTACTGGACGGCTCACAAGTGCTATTGCAAAGCAGGAGGATGTATCTGTCCAGCTGGAAGCCTTGGACATCATGGCGGATATGCTGAGCAG ACAGGGCGGGTTGCTTGTTAATTTCCATCCTTCAATTCTGACCTGTTTGCTTCCACAATTAACAAGCCCAAGACTGGCTGTAAGGAAAAGGACCATCATTGCACTTGGTCATCTGGTTATGAGTTGTGGGAACATTGTATTCATTGATCTCATTGAGCACCTCTTGGCAGAGCTTTCTAAAAATGATTCGATGTCTACCACTAGGACCTATATACAGTGCATAGCTGCTATCAGTAGGCAAGCGGGTCATAGGATTG GCGAATATTTGGAGAAAATCATTCCTCTTGTGGTTAAATTTTGTAATGTCGATGATGACGAACTGCGAGAATACTGCATTCAGGCTTTTGAATCATTTGTTAGACG ATGCCCCAAGGAAGTGTATCCACATGTATCCACTATTATAAATCTCTGTCTCAAGTACCTGACATATGATCCCAACTACAActatgatgatgaggatgaagaTGAAAATGCAATGGACGCTGATGGTGCAGATGATGACGACCAAG GCAGTGATGATGAGtacagtgatgatgatgatatgaGCTGGAAGGTGAGACGTGCAGCTGCCAAGTGTCTGGATGCGGTGGTCAGCACTCGTCATGAGATGCTGCCAGAATTCTACAAGACAGTCTCTCCGGCATTGATAGTCAGGTTCAAAGAACGTGAAGAGAATGTGAAGGCCGATGTCTTTCATGCATATCTATCACTCCTGAAACAGACCAGGCCTGTACAAAGCTGGCTTTGTGACCCTGATGCAATGGAGCAAGGAGAGACTCCCTTGACAATGCTACAAAGCCAG GTACCTAACATTGTAAAGGCACTGCATAAGCAAATGAAGGAGAAGAGCGTGAAGACGCGGCAGTGTTGTTTTAATATGCTGACTGAGCTGGTCAATGTGCTGCCGGGGGCTTTGACACAACATATTCCTGTTCTTGTGCCAG gaaTTATCTTCTCGTTAAATGACAAGTCAAGTTCTTCTAACCTGAAGATAGATGCTTTGTCATGTTTGTATGTAATCCTCTGCAATCATTCTCCTCAAGTCTTCCACCCACACGTCCAGGTCTTGGTGGCACCTGTAGTGATCTGTGTTGGAGATCCATTTTACAAAATCACATCTGAAGCCCTCTTAGTTACTCAGCAGCTTGTGAAAGTCATTCGCCCACTGGATCAGACTTCTTCTTCCTTTGATGCGACCCCATACATAAAAGATTTGTTTACATGTACAATCAAGAGGTTGAAAGCAGCAGATATTGATCAAGAAGTAAAGGAACGGGCAATCTCCTGCATGGGTCAAATAATATGTAGTTTAGGTGATAATTTGGGAAGTGATCTCCCCAGTACACTTCAAATTTTCCTGGAGAGATTGAAGAATGAGATCACCCGATTGACTACAGTGAAAGCTCTAACCTTAATAGCTGGATCTCCATTGAAAATTGATCTGAGGCCAATCTTGGGAGAAGGAGTGCCTATCCTTGCCTCATTTCTCCGGAAGAACCAGAGAGCGTTAAAACTTGGCACTCTTTCTGCTCTAGATATCTTGATAAAAAATTATAGTGACAGTCTGACTGCAGCAATGATTGACGCAGTGCTGGACGAGCTTCCACCTCTTATTAGTGAGAGTGATATGCATGTGTCCCAGATGGCAATAAGCTTTCTCACAACATTAGCTAAAGTTTATCCATCCTCTCTGTCAAAGATCAGTGGATCTATCCTTAATGAACTCATTGGGCTTGTGAGGTCGCCGTTACTCCAAGGGGGAGCTCTTAGTGCAATGTTAGAGTTTTTCCAAGCCTTAGTCGTGACATCAACTGTGACTTTAGGCTACATGGATTTGCTGCGCATGCTGACTGGCCCGGTGTATGCCCAGAGTACGGCTCTCACCCACAAGCAGTCGTACTATTCCATTGCCAAATGCGTAGCAGCCCTTACTCGAGCCTGCCCAAAAGAGGGACCAGCTGTCGTTGGTCAGTTTATCCAAGATGTTAAAAACTCTAGGTCTACAGATTCAATTCGTCTGTTGGCTTTGCTTTCTTTAGGTGAAGTTGGACATCACATTGATCTCAGTGGACAGCTCGAGCTAAAATCTGTTATATTAGAAGCATTTTCCTCTCCTAGTGAAgaagtgaaatctgcagcatcttATGCACTTGGAAGTATCAGCGTAGGCAACCTACCAGAGTATCTGCCCTTTGTCTTACAAGAGATCACTAGTCAGCCCAAAAGGCAATACCTCCTACTTCATTCCTTGAAAGAAATAATAAGCTCTGCAACAGTAGTGGGCCTTAAGCCATATGTAGAGAACATCTGGTCTTTACTACTGAAACACTCTGAATGTGCTGAGGAAGGAACCAGGAATGTTGTGGCCGAGTGCTTGGGCAAGCTGACACTGATAGATCCAGAGACTCTGTTACCAAGGCTCAAAGGATATTTGGCTGCAG GTTCATCATATGCACGGAGCTCTGTAGTAACAGCTGTTAAGTTTACAATTTCTGATCATCCTCAGCCCATTGATCCTCTGCTGAAAAATTGCATTG gTGACTTTTTAAAGACCTTGGAGGATCCAGACCTAAATGTGAGACGAGTAGCCCTAGTGACCTTTAATTCTgccgcacacaacaagccatcctTAATCCGAGATTTGCTTGATTCTGTGCTTCCTCATCTTTACAATGAAACAAAAGTCAGAAAAGAACTGATAAGAGAG GTGGAAATGGGTCCTTTCAAACACACGGTTGATGATGGGCTAGACATCCGGAAAGCAGCCTTTGAGTGTATGTACACTCTTCTCGACAGCTGTCTGGACAGACTAGACATCTTTGAATTCTTAAACCATGTGGAAGATGGCTTGAAGGATCATTATGACATTAAG atgctgacatttttaatgtTGGTTAGACTGTCTACCTTATGTCCAAGTGCTGTACTGCAGAGGCTTGATAGATTGGTAGAACCATTGCGTGCCACCTGTACAACCAAG GTGAAAGCAAACTCTGTGAAACAAGAATTTGAGAAGCAAGATGAATTAAAGCGCTCAGCAATGAGAGCAGTGGCAGCACTTTTAACCATTCCTGAAGCAGAGAAGAGCCCCTTAATGAGTGAATTCCAGTCCCAGATCAGCTCAAATCCTGAACTTGCCGCAATATTTGAAAGTATTCAAAAAGATACTTCATCTGCCAACCTGGAATCAATGGACACAACTTAA